Proteins encoded by one window of Salicibibacter halophilus:
- a CDS encoding nucleotidyltransferase family protein: MMKILEAVRDLQLPDGWVSAGFIRSKIWDTLHGFRKRTPLPDVDVIYFDPENLDESEEKKREEHLRNVLPLVPWSVKNQARMHLVNDDPPYTSSVDAISKFPETATALGIKLDATGRVILAAPCGVEDVLQGAVRPTPFFRESEARLAVYRERVLKKNWAATWEMLDIWGGY; the protein is encoded by the coding sequence ATGATGAAGATTTTAGAGGCGGTAAGAGATTTGCAGCTTCCTGATGGCTGGGTCTCAGCCGGCTTTATCCGCTCGAAAATATGGGACACATTGCATGGTTTTCGCAAGCGGACGCCATTGCCGGACGTGGATGTCATCTATTTTGATCCCGAGAATCTCGATGAGAGTGAAGAAAAAAAGCGGGAGGAACACTTGAGAAATGTGCTTCCTCTCGTTCCTTGGTCTGTGAAAAACCAAGCGAGAATGCACCTTGTAAACGACGACCCACCTTACACCTCCTCCGTTGATGCTATATCAAAATTTCCGGAAACGGCGACAGCTCTTGGTATTAAACTGGATGCCACTGGACGAGTGATACTTGCTGCGCCTTGCGGGGTGGAGGACGTGCTTCAAGGAGCGGTGCGACCCACCCCTTTTTTCAGAGAATCAGAAGCGCGACTAGCTGTGTACAGGGAAAGGGTGTTGAAAAAAAATTGGGCGGCAACATGGGAAATGTTGGATATATGGGGTGGATATTGA
- a CDS encoding enoyl-CoA hydratase/isomerase family protein has protein sequence MTNEVTFSTNEKGLATITLNRPKALNSLTIDMIVAIGEQLEAWREDDSIQVIIMEGAGEKGFCAGGDIKTLSEAQNGGEAFAKAREFFKEEYKVDLMVKEYPKPIVACLDGVVMGGGVGLTQGASHRIVTPRTKWAMPEMNIGFFPDVGAVHLLNQAPGHAGRYLALTSTTIKAADVLYIGAADHYVTELAKLLDQLSEIDWVNEKDPTGKLDHILAEQNRRPEEEATLASIQADIDHYFHADTVEGIVEKLESGDGAFATETRETLLSKSPLSEKVTLKHMIDSENKSLAETLEMDLVIAGRFLELDDFYKGVEAVIFKKNQSPDYTYKRLEDVSDAMVKRFFEAS, from the coding sequence ATGACGAACGAAGTTACATTTTCAACAAACGAAAAAGGATTGGCAACGATCACTTTAAATCGGCCAAAAGCACTGAATTCATTAACTATCGACATGATTGTCGCGATCGGCGAGCAATTGGAAGCTTGGCGGGAAGATGATTCCATACAAGTAATTATCATGGAAGGCGCCGGAGAAAAAGGGTTCTGCGCCGGCGGTGACATTAAAACGTTATCAGAGGCACAAAACGGCGGGGAAGCCTTCGCGAAGGCAAGGGAATTTTTTAAAGAAGAGTATAAAGTTGATTTGATGGTGAAGGAATACCCGAAGCCGATTGTCGCATGCCTTGATGGCGTTGTTATGGGCGGCGGTGTCGGTCTAACACAAGGAGCGAGCCACCGTATCGTTACACCCCGCACAAAATGGGCGATGCCGGAAATGAACATTGGATTCTTTCCGGATGTGGGCGCTGTCCATCTTTTAAACCAGGCTCCGGGACATGCCGGGCGTTATCTTGCCTTGACCTCGACGACGATTAAAGCTGCGGACGTGCTTTATATCGGCGCGGCCGATCATTATGTCACGGAATTAGCGAAGCTGCTTGATCAATTGAGCGAGATCGATTGGGTAAACGAGAAGGATCCAACAGGCAAGCTCGATCACATACTCGCCGAACAGAACCGTAGGCCGGAAGAGGAAGCGACCCTTGCTTCCATACAAGCCGATATCGATCATTATTTTCATGCAGATACGGTTGAGGGGATCGTGGAAAAATTAGAAAGCGGAGACGGGGCATTCGCGACGGAAACTCGAGAAACACTGCTATCGAAGTCACCACTGTCCGAAAAAGTGACATTGAAACATATGATCGACAGTGAAAATAAATCCCTCGCCGAGACGTTGGAAATGGACCTCGTGATTGCCGGTCGCTTTCTCGAGCTTGACGATTTTTACAAAGGCGTGGAAGCAGTCATTTTCAAGAAAAATCAAAGTCCGGACTATACGTACAAACGCTTGGAAGATGTGTCAGACGCGATGGTGAAACGGTTTTTTGAAGCTTCATAG
- a CDS encoding enoyl-CoA hydratase-related protein, translating into MANYEYVNVTTESFVTTVEIDHPPANTLSPDSVNELRGVFKTLSNDPDTRAIVLTGAGRFFVAGADIKKFTDAFDDAPKAEAIAKAGQDLCDEIEQSKKPVIAAINGAALGGGLEIAMACHYRFAAEEAVLGLPELKLGLIPSFGGTQRLRRYLGAATAMEYILTSKNMKADEAAELGLIQRVVPGESIRQDAYAFAEQLIEGKSMTSIERAVEVIMKGVDGSTEDSLELERQFFGELFCSDDGKEGVQAFIDKRTPNFRHS; encoded by the coding sequence ATGGCTAACTACGAATATGTAAACGTAACCACCGAATCTTTTGTTACGACAGTGGAAATTGATCATCCCCCGGCAAATACATTGTCGCCGGACTCGGTCAATGAGTTGCGGGGTGTATTTAAAACATTGTCCAATGATCCAGACACCCGGGCGATTGTTTTGACAGGCGCCGGACGCTTCTTCGTTGCCGGTGCCGACATTAAAAAATTTACGGACGCCTTTGACGATGCACCGAAAGCAGAGGCGATCGCCAAGGCGGGCCAAGACCTTTGCGATGAGATCGAGCAGTCAAAAAAACCGGTCATTGCGGCGATTAACGGGGCGGCTTTAGGCGGAGGCCTCGAAATAGCCATGGCCTGCCACTATCGCTTCGCAGCCGAAGAGGCTGTACTCGGGCTGCCGGAACTAAAACTCGGATTAATTCCTTCTTTTGGCGGTACGCAACGTCTACGCCGGTATTTAGGCGCGGCGACAGCCATGGAATATATTTTAACAAGCAAGAACATGAAAGCTGATGAAGCTGCTGAACTCGGACTCATCCAACGCGTAGTCCCGGGCGAATCCATTCGGCAGGATGCCTACGCTTTTGCAGAACAATTAATTGAAGGCAAAAGCATGACGAGCATCGAACGCGCGGTAGAAGTCATCATGAAGGGGGTTGATGGTTCAACGGAAGACAGTTTGGAACTTGAGCGGCAATTTTTTGGCGAACTCTTCTGCAGCGATGACGGAAAAGAAGGCGTCCAGGCATTTATCGACAAACGCACCCCAAATTTTCGACATTCATAG
- a CDS encoding NAD(P)-dependent oxidoreductase, whose product MSQTVGFIGIGVMGKSMAKHILDAGYPVLVYTRTKAKADDLVASGATWKDSVQELASEADVVITMIGYPKDVEDVYFSENGLLAHMKKDATLIDMTTSKPSLAKKIAAAAKEKSGAALDAPVSGGDVGARNGKLVIMVGGDEDAYEQCLPLFETMGENIQHLGPAGSGQHTKMCNQIAVAASMIGAAEAMGYAKEAGLDQEKVLKSISTGAGGSWTLQNLAPRMLKEDFAPGFYVKHFIKDMEIAIEESEQMKEGLPGVELVKSLYDKLVEQGEENSGTQSIYKLW is encoded by the coding sequence ATGAGTCAAACGGTAGGGTTTATCGGCATCGGCGTGATGGGGAAAAGCATGGCAAAACATATTTTGGACGCCGGCTACCCGGTGCTTGTCTACACAAGAACGAAAGCGAAAGCGGATGATCTTGTCGCGAGCGGCGCCACTTGGAAGGATTCCGTGCAAGAACTCGCATCCGAGGCTGATGTTGTCATTACGATGATCGGGTACCCGAAGGATGTGGAAGATGTTTACTTTTCAGAAAATGGGTTACTCGCACATATGAAAAAGGACGCTACGTTGATCGATATGACAACGTCGAAACCGTCCTTAGCGAAAAAAATTGCGGCAGCGGCAAAAGAAAAATCAGGCGCGGCTTTGGATGCTCCCGTTTCCGGCGGTGACGTAGGCGCCCGCAACGGCAAACTTGTCATCATGGTTGGCGGCGATGAGGATGCCTACGAGCAATGCCTTCCATTATTTGAAACGATGGGGGAAAACATACAACATTTAGGACCTGCCGGCAGCGGGCAGCATACGAAAATGTGTAACCAAATTGCCGTGGCTGCCAGCATGATCGGGGCGGCAGAAGCGATGGGTTATGCAAAAGAAGCAGGCCTTGACCAGGAAAAAGTATTAAAGAGCATTTCAACGGGCGCCGGCGGCAGCTGGACGTTGCAAAATTTGGCGCCGCGAATGTTAAAAGAAGACTTCGCCCCCGGCTTTTATGTCAAACATTTTATCAAAGATATGGAGATCGCCATTGAAGAATCCGAGCAAATGAAGGAAGGTTTGCCCGGCGTCGAATTGGTCAAATCCTTGTATGATAAACTGGTTGAACAAGGGGAAGAAAACAGCGGCACGCAATCGATCTATAAACTCTGGTAA
- a CDS encoding TetR/AcrR family transcriptional regulator, translated as MSKREEILKAAAKTVSNVGIGNVTLEQVAEEAGISKGGLLYHFPSKQALLEGMVAYVFKRSNESIAEFEKAHDFSLSYVLSTLSDVDHRNDISTMDKSAIMAIANDRDLLAPMQQQYSEWMQRLRAENSEEAAVIIRLITSGLWFENLFDIHLRGNQDREHVLNVVKALMEEE; from the coding sequence ATGTCAAAACGAGAAGAAATCTTAAAAGCTGCGGCAAAGACTGTTTCCAATGTGGGCATTGGCAATGTGACCCTTGAACAGGTCGCCGAGGAAGCAGGCATCAGCAAAGGTGGATTACTGTATCATTTTCCGAGCAAGCAGGCGCTCCTTGAAGGGATGGTGGCCTATGTGTTTAAACGCTCGAATGAATCTATTGCTGAATTTGAAAAAGCGCATGATTTTTCCCTCAGTTACGTGTTATCTACGTTAAGTGACGTGGACCACAGGAATGACATTTCAACAATGGACAAAAGCGCCATTATGGCCATCGCCAACGATCGTGACTTGTTAGCTCCTATGCAGCAGCAATACAGTGAGTGGATGCAACGTTTGCGCGCGGAAAACAGCGAGGAAGCTGCGGTCATTATTCGCTTGATTACGAGTGGTTTATGGTTTGAGAACTTGTTTGACATTCACCTGCGCGGGAACCAAGATCGCGAGCATGTCTTGAATGTCGTGAAAGCGTTAATGGAAGAAGAGTAA
- a CDS encoding DMT family transporter has product MIYVVLFAAIVIASVGDAALKKSEGFQRLGPAFAGVMIYFLTFYLLSLIVTELPISVTYATWSGIGVILTAIVGVFVFKEKLNKKTALSMGVLIVGVVLLNV; this is encoded by the coding sequence ATGATTTATGTTGTATTGTTTGCTGCCATTGTGATTGCGTCTGTTGGGGATGCAGCTTTAAAAAAATCAGAAGGTTTTCAACGGTTGGGCCCGGCATTCGCGGGTGTGATGATTTATTTTCTCACCTTTTACCTGCTTTCGCTCATCGTAACTGAGCTCCCAATCAGTGTAACGTATGCAACGTGGAGCGGAATCGGCGTTATATTGACCGCTATCGTAGGCGTGTTCGTATTTAAGGAAAAATTGAACAAAAAGACCGCCCTCTCGATGGGAGTGCTCATCGTCGGCGTTGTCCTTTTAAATGTTTAG
- a CDS encoding DMT family transporter, whose protein sequence is MGKYKGWILLIIAIIFEVIATTNVKLADGFTNTWPTVFVFLGLLGAIYFLSKSFIYIPLAVAYAVWVGVGTSGVALIGLFAFDETFGLSRIIGLVLVIIGVSAITLFLNEKDESGSKSLGKEF, encoded by the coding sequence ATGGGAAAGTACAAAGGATGGATCCTACTCATCATCGCGATTATTTTTGAAGTGATCGCGACGACGAATGTAAAATTGGCCGACGGCTTTACGAACACGTGGCCGACCGTGTTCGTTTTTTTGGGGCTGTTGGGCGCCATCTATTTTCTTTCCAAGTCTTTCATATACATTCCTTTGGCGGTCGCCTATGCTGTCTGGGTAGGAGTAGGGACCAGCGGTGTCGCGCTGATTGGACTTTTCGCTTTTGATGAAACGTTTGGCCTTTCACGCATCATAGGTCTCGTTCTTGTTATCATAGGGGTGAGCGCGATCACTTTATTTTTAAATGAAAAAGACGAAAGCGGCAGCAAATCACTGGGAAAGGAGTTTTAA
- a CDS encoding 3-ketoacyl-ACP reductase, producing MQSITGKTALITGAGRGIGRALAHAFAREGVHVALMGRTGANVENVANELAEYDVKTVSVQADVSNGGEVKDAVQQVKDTLGEIDILINNAGIGKFGRFLDLSEEDWRNVWDVNVMGIYHVTHAVLPDMVERQAGEIVNISSTSGLRGTVGSSAYSASKFAVLGLTESLMREMRQENIRVQAISPSKVITDFASDHNLSDGTEDSEHFMQAEDLADVVVSQLKLHPRMFVKNSELWATNPK from the coding sequence ATGCAGTCGATCACAGGGAAAACAGCATTAATCACCGGAGCGGGACGTGGCATCGGCCGCGCATTGGCCCATGCGTTCGCGCGCGAAGGTGTGCACGTGGCTCTGATGGGCAGAACGGGAGCGAACGTGGAAAACGTGGCCAATGAATTGGCTGAGTACGATGTGAAAACAGTGAGCGTTCAAGCCGATGTTTCTAATGGAGGCGAGGTGAAGGATGCTGTTCAACAAGTGAAAGATACGCTCGGGGAAATCGATATTTTGATTAATAATGCCGGTATCGGGAAGTTTGGTCGTTTTTTGGATCTAAGCGAAGAGGACTGGCGGAATGTTTGGGATGTGAACGTCATGGGCATTTACCATGTGACCCACGCGGTGCTCCCGGATATGGTCGAGCGCCAGGCCGGAGAAATTGTCAACATCTCTTCGACGTCCGGTCTCCGTGGCACCGTAGGTTCCAGCGCATACAGTGCTTCGAAATTCGCGGTGCTTGGGCTTACAGAGTCATTAATGAGAGAAATGAGACAAGAAAACATCCGCGTCCAAGCGATCAGCCCGAGCAAAGTGATCACCGATTTTGCGTCTGATCACAACTTGAGCGATGGAACAGAAGACAGCGAGCACTTTATGCAAGCAGAAGACTTGGCGGATGTGGTTGTTTCTCAATTGAAACTTCACCCGCGTATGTTCGTGAAAAACTCCGAACTGTGGGCGACGAACCCAAAATAA
- a CDS encoding NRDE family protein has product MCLINFQWKAHKHYPLIIAANRDEFYERPTAPAHFWEDEPELLAGRDLVQKGTWLGITKQGKFAALTNFRDPQQIDPGKASRGEIVKQFLTEDWSPKEFVESLREHRESYTGYNVIAGTLDEMYHYNNVHNELNKVNPGAHGLSNDSLNTPWPKVIKGKQTLNVYATQASEIKTEPLFQMLSDTEQAPVEELPATGIDPDFERQLSPLFIHTENYGTRASTVLLIDNQKNVTFVERRFNEGVFTGEQSFSFRVSHS; this is encoded by the coding sequence ATGTGTCTCATTAATTTCCAGTGGAAAGCCCATAAACATTACCCACTCATCATTGCCGCAAATCGCGATGAGTTCTACGAACGCCCGACAGCGCCGGCCCATTTCTGGGAAGACGAACCTGAACTACTCGCCGGTCGCGATCTTGTGCAAAAAGGAACATGGCTTGGCATCACAAAACAGGGGAAATTCGCGGCATTAACCAATTTTCGTGACCCGCAACAAATCGATCCCGGCAAAGCTTCCCGGGGAGAAATCGTAAAACAATTTTTAACGGAAGACTGGTCTCCAAAGGAGTTTGTGGAATCCTTGCGGGAACATCGTGAATCTTACACCGGTTATAACGTGATCGCCGGAACCCTCGACGAGATGTATCACTATAATAATGTCCACAATGAATTGAACAAAGTGAACCCCGGGGCCCACGGGTTGAGCAATGATTCCTTAAACACGCCGTGGCCGAAAGTCATAAAAGGAAAACAAACATTAAACGTATATGCAACACAAGCCAGTGAAATCAAAACAGAACCATTATTTCAGATGCTTTCCGATACAGAGCAAGCGCCAGTCGAAGAATTGCCGGCAACAGGCATTGATCCCGACTTTGAAAGGCAGCTTTCCCCTTTATTTATTCATACAGAAAATTATGGAACCCGCGCCTCTACGGTGCTTCTTATCGACAACCAGAAAAACGTAACCTTCGTGGAACGACGATTTAATGAAGGGGTGTTCACAGGCGAGCAATCGTTTTCGTTCCGGGTTAGTCATAGCTAA
- a CDS encoding sulfite exporter TauE/SafE family protein, which produces MIWELLFIFFIVLIGAFVQGASGFGLGLVVMGFLPFILTVKESTLLVLSFLAATALIILFKNYRSVQLKGLMMFVVASFAGRIISFFVLTTYGELDILRIWLGIFLIALVVYLYFNNKRNVSLKKINKLVPISLGMLNGFFGGLFAVGGTFLVIYCLYLYKEDKHRYTANVQIVTLITSSFSLLLHGVNGDFTLSFLFYFAIGIVSVIVGAVLGLRWFEKLPTYMIRTIAMILVLVAGLNLILFS; this is translated from the coding sequence ATGATCTGGGAATTATTGTTTATTTTCTTCATAGTTTTGATTGGCGCTTTTGTGCAGGGCGCGAGCGGCTTCGGTCTTGGTTTGGTCGTGATGGGGTTCCTCCCCTTTATTTTAACCGTAAAAGAAAGCACATTACTCGTGTTATCGTTTTTAGCTGCAACAGCTTTAATTATTCTTTTTAAAAATTACCGGTCGGTGCAACTAAAAGGATTAATGATGTTTGTGGTTGCATCTTTTGCAGGGCGAATCATTTCTTTTTTTGTGTTAACCACCTATGGCGAACTGGACATTTTAAGAATATGGCTGGGTATTTTTCTCATTGCGCTTGTCGTTTACTTATATTTTAATAACAAAAGAAATGTAAGCTTAAAAAAAATCAATAAATTGGTGCCGATCAGTCTCGGTATGCTCAATGGTTTTTTCGGAGGGCTCTTCGCAGTCGGAGGCACGTTTCTCGTCATCTATTGTTTATACTTGTATAAAGAAGACAAACATCGTTATACAGCGAACGTGCAAATTGTTACATTAATCACATCTTCCTTTTCATTGCTTCTGCATGGCGTGAATGGAGATTTTACCTTGTCGTTTCTTTTTTATTTTGCCATTGGAATCGTGAGTGTCATTGTCGGGGCCGTATTGGGCTTACGATGGTTTGAAAAATTGCCGACGTACATGATCCGAACCATCGCGATGATTCTTGTGCTGGTCGCGGGTCTTAATTTAATCTTGTTTTCATAA
- a CDS encoding alanine/glycine:cation symporter family protein: MLEWFENITGEISDFVWGLPLILLLVGTGVYLTIRLAFYSFRMLPYAFKLTFSKQDKESKGDISHFQALMTSLAATVGTGNVVGVATAVVAGGPGAVFWMWMTALVGMATKYSEAILGIKYRQENARGEMSGGPMYYIEKGLGQKWLAVLFAFFAVFAAIFGIGNMIQANAAADVANDVFNVPFWLTGVVFMVLIGLVIIGGIKSIGRVVAFIVPFMIVVYVAAGVFLVVFNADAVGGAFALIFTDAFTGQAVAGGAIGTVIQMGVARGLFSNEAGLGTGGIAAAAARTDVPARQALISMTQVFIDTIIVCTVTGLALVMADMYMIDIEGAALTAQSFDELLPAFGSVIVAVTLLFFIYSTILGWAYFGEKCFTYLAGTNFTMVYRIVFVLAILPGATLSLDTVWNLGDIFNALMAVPNLIGLLLLSGVVVKETKRFNEIRTYEKGKTTM, encoded by the coding sequence ATGCTCGAATGGTTCGAAAACATAACGGGTGAAATCAGTGATTTTGTCTGGGGTTTGCCACTGATTCTTTTGCTCGTGGGTACGGGTGTATACTTAACGATTCGCTTGGCTTTTTATTCTTTTCGCATGTTGCCTTACGCGTTTAAACTTACTTTTTCCAAACAAGACAAAGAATCCAAAGGGGACATCAGCCATTTTCAGGCACTGATGACTTCTCTTGCCGCAACGGTCGGAACCGGAAACGTCGTTGGTGTTGCCACCGCCGTCGTTGCGGGGGGACCGGGCGCCGTCTTTTGGATGTGGATGACGGCTCTTGTCGGGATGGCCACGAAATACTCCGAGGCGATTCTCGGCATTAAATATCGACAGGAAAATGCCCGCGGAGAAATGTCCGGGGGACCGATGTATTATATTGAAAAAGGGCTGGGCCAAAAGTGGCTAGCTGTTCTATTTGCCTTTTTCGCCGTATTTGCCGCCATTTTCGGTATCGGTAACATGATTCAAGCCAACGCTGCCGCGGACGTTGCCAATGATGTCTTTAACGTTCCATTCTGGCTCACCGGTGTTGTCTTCATGGTTCTAATCGGCTTGGTTATCATCGGTGGGATCAAGAGTATCGGACGAGTGGTAGCCTTTATCGTTCCGTTTATGATCGTTGTATACGTCGCTGCTGGTGTTTTCCTGGTTGTTTTCAATGCAGATGCCGTTGGAGGCGCCTTTGCCTTAATCTTTACCGATGCCTTCACCGGACAGGCAGTAGCCGGCGGCGCAATTGGCACAGTGATCCAAATGGGGGTCGCCCGCGGGTTGTTTTCCAACGAAGCAGGCCTTGGTACCGGCGGGATTGCCGCTGCCGCTGCCCGTACCGATGTCCCTGCCCGCCAGGCATTGATTTCCATGACACAAGTGTTCATTGACACGATTATCGTTTGTACCGTCACAGGGCTCGCCCTCGTAATGGCGGACATGTACATGATTGATATTGAAGGCGCAGCCCTTACCGCGCAATCCTTTGATGAATTGCTTCCCGCCTTCGGAAGTGTCATTGTTGCGGTAACGTTACTGTTTTTTATTTACTCGACCATTCTCGGTTGGGCGTATTTCGGCGAAAAATGTTTCACCTATCTTGCCGGCACCAACTTTACAATGGTGTACCGTATCGTTTTCGTTTTGGCAATTCTGCCCGGAGCAACGTTGTCACTCGATACCGTCTGGAATCTCGGGGATATCTTTAACGCCTTGATGGCAGTTCCAAACCTCATCGGACTCTTGCTCTTATCAGGCGTTGTCGTGAAAGAAACGAAACGATTCAATGAAATACGAACCTATGAAAAAGGGAAAACAACTATGTAA
- a CDS encoding hemolysin family protein, with amino-acid sequence MFIGIAIALLLCASAFFSGSETAMTAANRTKVQTRAENNDRKSQKLLQTLSKPDEFITGILISNNVVNIILPTLVTMVAIDLGFNVGVATFLLTVTLIVFSEVMPKSIAATFPDRLAYTVFPLIRFVLWFLKPFIYLLSKLTRAVTKVLSKDEDGASSISKEELRTMVDIAQIEGAFAQGESHRIKGVLDFYNLNVRDAMKTPRVEIVGIRQDASYKEARDVILANRFTRYPIYRDDMDSIIGVFHSKGLIYWSVDLDQEMTKLSDMSPMFVHEFQPIEQVFRQMSKEQKHLAIVLDEYGGTVGLLSHEDIIETMIGQEIEDETDLGNDRLIESITDTTIICNGKLTLRRLNTVFNTAIPEKEDVLAAFILNELEYIPMEGDAFEYQNLMFTVLTVEDATLKRVEIEKLPAEEEEGS; translated from the coding sequence GTGTTTATAGGTATCGCAATAGCCCTTCTTTTGTGTGCTTCTGCTTTTTTTTCCGGAAGTGAAACCGCGATGACGGCTGCAAACCGCACAAAAGTCCAAACAAGAGCGGAAAATAATGACCGGAAATCGCAAAAACTTTTGCAAACACTGTCCAAACCGGATGAATTTATCACCGGTATACTTATCAGCAATAATGTGGTCAACATTATTTTGCCGACGCTTGTAACGATGGTAGCGATTGACTTAGGGTTTAACGTCGGAGTTGCAACGTTTCTATTAACGGTTACGTTAATCGTTTTTTCCGAAGTCATGCCCAAATCGATTGCCGCCACATTTCCGGACCGGCTTGCTTACACCGTTTTTCCCCTTATTCGTTTTGTATTATGGTTCTTAAAGCCGTTTATTTACCTGCTGTCAAAATTGACGAGAGCGGTTACGAAAGTGTTGTCGAAAGACGAAGACGGAGCATCCTCGATCTCGAAAGAAGAATTGCGGACAATGGTGGATATTGCCCAAATCGAAGGGGCATTTGCCCAAGGCGAAAGCCACCGCATCAAAGGTGTGTTGGACTTTTATAACCTAAATGTTCGCGATGCCATGAAAACCCCTCGCGTCGAAATTGTCGGTATACGTCAGGATGCTTCCTATAAAGAAGCGCGTGATGTTATTCTTGCAAATCGATTTACTCGTTACCCAATTTATCGCGATGACATGGATTCCATTATCGGTGTTTTTCATTCCAAAGGGTTGATCTATTGGTCCGTTGATCTCGATCAGGAAATGACGAAACTCTCGGACATGTCCCCGATGTTTGTCCATGAATTTCAACCGATTGAGCAAGTATTTCGCCAGATGTCGAAAGAACAAAAACATTTGGCGATTGTTCTTGATGAATACGGGGGGACGGTCGGCCTTCTCAGCCATGAAGACATCATTGAGACGATGATCGGCCAGGAAATTGAGGATGAGACAGACTTGGGGAATGATCGATTAATTGAAAGCATAACGGATACCACGATCATATGTAACGGCAAACTTACGTTACGGCGATTGAATACAGTGTTTAATACGGCTATTCCGGAAAAAGAAGATGTACTCGCGGCATTTATTTTGAACGAGCTTGAGTATATCCCGATGGAAGGAGATGCTTTCGAATATCAAAATCTAATGTTTACGGTTTTAACGGTAGAAGACGCGACATTAAAACGGGTTGAAATTGAAAAACTGCCGGCAGAAGAAGAGGAAGGATCGTGA
- a CDS encoding RDD family protein, which produces MHVSQFGGFWARFAALLLDGILIGIVVMLAISIANLDTTSQAVQLGEGLFTLAYAVVLPGIWYGYTVGKRILGVRVVKTDNKDVHIGTMLLREFVGGVIYAFTLGIALVVSIFMVALRRDKRAIHDFIAGTYVTYQKPQK; this is translated from the coding sequence ATGCACGTGTCTCAATTCGGAGGATTTTGGGCCCGGTTTGCAGCGCTTTTGCTAGATGGGATATTGATTGGCATAGTGGTCATGTTAGCCATCTCGATTGCTAATCTTGATACGACGAGCCAGGCAGTGCAGCTGGGAGAAGGATTGTTCACTCTGGCCTACGCGGTTGTTCTTCCGGGAATTTGGTATGGATATACCGTTGGCAAACGAATCTTAGGCGTTCGGGTCGTAAAAACGGACAATAAGGATGTTCACATTGGGACGATGTTGCTGCGAGAATTTGTCGGTGGCGTAATTTATGCTTTTACCCTCGGTATCGCTCTGGTTGTATCGATTTTTATGGTAGCTTTACGCCGCGACAAGCGGGCGATTCATGATTTTATCGCAGGCACTTATGTGACTTATCAGAAACCACAGAAGTAA
- a CDS encoding VanZ family protein, whose translation MSQRSLKTFSWIMFAIYTVVLLYITTFAWNYGASLGPDGPGGRNYNLIPFRSIYRIGVFSPSLWDPLKILIGNVLLFLPLGFYLPLLLRRLRSVVKVTFVGMFVSFFIELYQFTFTMRVSDIDDLVLNTAGVFLGAVMYFAGRKSLRRIVIILPSAPSPLRHNGSIGGNNRKR comes from the coding sequence ATGAGCCAGCGTTCTCTGAAAACCTTTTCTTGGATAATGTTTGCCATCTACACGGTCGTGCTTTTATACATTACCACGTTCGCCTGGAACTATGGAGCGTCGCTCGGACCAGATGGCCCCGGGGGTCGTAATTATAATTTGATACCCTTTCGGAGTATTTATCGGATTGGTGTGTTTAGCCCTAGCTTGTGGGATCCTTTAAAAATTTTAATCGGAAACGTGCTTCTTTTCTTGCCGTTAGGTTTCTATTTGCCGCTGTTGCTTCGACGTTTGCGAAGCGTTGTGAAAGTGACGTTTGTCGGGATGTTCGTTTCATTCTTTATAGAACTTTACCAATTTACCTTTACGATGCGGGTAAGTGACATTGACGATCTTGTTTTGAACACCGCCGGGGTGTTTCTCGGGGCGGTCATGTATTTCGCGGGACGGAAATCGCTCCGCCGGATTGTGATTATTTTGCCGTCTGCTCCTTCTCCTTTACGACATAACGGTTCCATAGGCGGAAACAACCGTAAACGATAA